A portion of the Microlunatus phosphovorus NM-1 genome contains these proteins:
- a CDS encoding zinc-dependent alcohol dehydrogenase, translating into MKALVLHGDYDIRVEDRPVPSPGPSDVVVAVIATGICGSDFHGYSGENGRRHPGQIMGHETVGRIQSVGSAVTGLDAGQLVTINPMMVCGSCDVCLAGRGQWCGRRVVLGVTPEPPAAFADLVAVPATNIVVLPESMPAELGALVEPMAVGYHAVRRGGIAADDRVLVIGGGPIGQACLMAARREGVTAVAVSDISPSRRALCARLGANVIDPIESDLATATAEALGGPATLVVDAVGISRTLEDAFAASGLGARIVLVGMGAPRVELPAYAVSTEERTLVGSFTYTAEEFAATAAWVGTVPEGIEALIDGRVGWDGAPKSFDDLARGRTSASKILVFPQGPPATEAGS; encoded by the coding sequence ATGAAGGCGCTGGTGCTGCACGGGGACTACGACATCCGGGTCGAGGATCGGCCGGTGCCGAGTCCGGGACCGTCGGATGTGGTGGTGGCGGTGATCGCGACCGGCATCTGCGGGTCGGACTTCCACGGCTACTCCGGCGAGAACGGCAGGCGCCATCCTGGCCAGATCATGGGCCACGAGACCGTCGGCCGGATCCAGTCGGTCGGGTCGGCGGTCACCGGGCTGGATGCCGGTCAGCTGGTGACCATCAACCCGATGATGGTCTGCGGCAGTTGTGACGTCTGTCTGGCCGGGCGCGGGCAGTGGTGCGGTCGCCGGGTGGTGCTCGGTGTCACGCCGGAGCCGCCGGCCGCATTCGCCGACCTGGTGGCCGTCCCGGCCACCAACATCGTCGTGTTGCCGGAGAGCATGCCGGCCGAACTGGGTGCCCTGGTGGAACCGATGGCGGTCGGTTACCACGCCGTCCGCCGGGGCGGCATCGCCGCCGATGACCGCGTGCTGGTCATCGGTGGCGGGCCGATCGGCCAGGCCTGTCTGATGGCGGCCCGGCGAGAGGGGGTGACCGCGGTGGCGGTCTCCGACATCTCGCCGAGCCGTCGGGCGTTGTGTGCGCGGCTCGGGGCGAACGTGATCGATCCGATCGAGAGCGATCTCGCCACGGCTACGGCGGAGGCACTGGGCGGGCCGGCCACCCTGGTCGTGGACGCCGTCGGGATCAGCCGGACCCTGGAGGACGCCTTCGCTGCCTCCGGACTGGGCGCCCGGATCGTGTTGGTCGGGATGGGTGCGCCGCGGGTCGAACTGCCGGCGTATGCAGTGAGCACCGAGGAGCGCACGCTGGTCGGCTCGTTCACTTACACCGCCGAGGAGTTCGCCGCGACGGCGGCCTGGGTCGGCACCGTGCCGGAGGGCATCGAGGCCCTGATCGACGGTCGGGTCGGCTGGGATGGGGCTCCGAAGAGCTTCGACGATCTTGCCCGGGGCCGCACCTCGGCCAGCAAGATCCTGGTCTTTCCGCAGGGTCCGCCGGCCACCGAGGCCGGCTCATGA